ACGTTCTCCCCCTAGACCCGTCCACGGCCATGATGCCGCACCGGCAACCGTCAGGGGGATCGGGCGGCGCAGCCGTCGTGTCGGTCATGTGTCGGTGGCCGTCGGTCAGTTGTCAGCGGTGCCTGGAACCTTGGGGAGGACCGGCCGGGTGTCCATCCGGCAGGCGGTTCAAGAGGGGGATTCCTCATGCATGACGTGGTGATCGTGGGCGGTGGCCCGGTGGGTCTGTTCCTGGCGTGCGAGCTCGGTCTGGCCGGCTGCTCGGTCCTGGTGCTGGAGCGGGAGCCGGAGCCCGGCTCCCCGTTCAAGGCGGAGCCGCTCGGGTTGCGGGGTCTGAGCGCCGCCTCTGTCGAGGCGTTCTACCGGAGGGGGATGCTGGACCGGCTGTTGACGGTGGCGACCGTTCCCGACGGCTTCGGCGCGGACCCCGCTCAGGCGCCGACACCCCCTCGTCGCGGTGGCCACTTCGCCGGCATGATGCTTGACGGGGCCAAGTTCGACGACAGCACCCTGCCGTTCCGGCTTCCCAGCCCGGCGTCCGCGGGGCTGCTGACGAGCCTCGAAGCAGTCGAGGCGGTGCTGTCCGAGCAGGCGTCGAAGCTCGGCGTGGACGTCAGGCGCGGCGTCACGGTCTCCTCCCTCACCCATGACGACGAGGGCGTGGTCGCCCGAGCCGGCGCGGACGAGTACCCGGCGCGCTGGCTCGTCGGCTGCGACGGCGGACGCAGTACGGTGCGCAGGCTCGCCGGCTTCGACTTCGTCGGCACCGAGCCGCAGTTCACCGGCTACCGGTTGCACGCCGCCGTCGTCGATCCCGAGAAGCTGCGGTACGGGTTCAACCTGACGCCGACGGGCATGTACCTCCAGCTCGGCGAGGGGAACATCGGCATCATGGACTTCGACGGCGGCGCGTTCGACCGCTCGCAGGAGCCGACCCGCGAGCACCTCCAGGCCGTTCTGCGCCGGGTGTCCGGCACCGACGTGACGCTGGGCGAGGTCCATCTCGCCTCGACCTTCACCGACCGGGCGATGCAGACGACGACCTACCGGCGCGGCCGGGTCCTGCTCGCGGGCGACGCCGCGCACATCCACTCCCCCCTCGGCGGTCAGGGGCTCAACACGGGCATCGGCGACGCCGTGAACCTGGGCTGGAAGCTCGCGGCCACCGTGCTCGGGCAGGCCCCCGACGGGCTTCTCGACACCTACACCCGCGAGCGTCATCCGATCGGTGCGAAGGTGCTCGACTGGTCCCGCGCCCAGGTGGCGATCATGAGCCCGGACCCGCACGCCCAGGCGATCCAAGCGGTGGTCCGCGACCTGCTCTCGACCGTTGACGGAACCACCTACGTGCTCGACAGGATCTCGGGAACGTCGGTCCGGTACGACCTCGGCGCCGAGCACCCGCTCATCGGCCGCAGCGCCCCGGACCTCCGCCTCGAGGACGGCCCCGCTCTCGGCGACCTGATGGAGGACGGACGGGGCCTCCTGCTCGATTTCAGCGCCGGCGGATGCCTGAGCGGTCCGGCGAGTGCCTGGGAGAGCCGGATACGGTACGCGGCCGGGCCGGCCAGGAACGACCTCGGGGTGGGTGCCGTGCTCGTCCGGCCCGACGGCGTGGTCGCCTGGGCGGGCGATCGCCGGCCTGACCGCGAAGCGTTCGAGCGGGCGGCCGCCCGGTGGTTCGTCACTCCGGCCACCCACTGAGCGGCCCGGAACGCAGAAGAACCCCACCGGGGTGGGGTTCTTGCTCGTGTCCGAGGGGGGACTTGAACCCCCACGCCCGATAAAGGGCACTAGCACCTCAAGCTAGCGCGTCTGCCATTCCGCCACCCGGACCAGGTGATCGGCCCCGGTTTCCCGCGGCGACATGGACAACAATAGCAGGGGATCGGGGGTGGTTCCGACCGGGTATTCGGCGCGGGGGCCGCGCTGACCTGCGGGCATGGCGCGGCCGGGCGGTCAGGGGCAGTGGATGACCTGTCCCGCGTAGGAGAGGTTGCCGCCGAAGCCGAACAGCAGGACGGGGGCGCCGGAGGGGACCTCGCCGCGCTCGACCAGCTTCGAAAGGGCCATCGGGATGCTCGCGGCGGAGGTGTTGCCGGAGTCCACGACGTCCCGGGCGACGACCGCGTTGACGGCGCCGATCTTCGCGGCGAGCGGCTCGATGATGCGCAGGTTGGCCTGGTGCAGGACGACGCCGGCCAGCTCCTCCGGGGTGATCCCGGCCTTCTCGCAGACCTTGCGGGCCAGCGGCGGGAGCTGGCTGGTGGTCCAGCGGTAGACGGCCTGTCCCTCCTGGGCGAAGACGGGAGGCGTGCCCTCGATCCGGACCGCGTGGCCCATCTCCGGCACCGAGCCCCACAGGACGGGGCCGATCCCGGGCTCCGCGCAGGCCTCGACCACGGCCGCGCCCGCTCCGTCGCCGGTCAGCACGCAGGTGGTGCGGTCCGTCCAGTCGGTGATCTCGGTCATCTTGTCGGCGCCGATGACCAGGGCGCGGGTGGCGGAGCCGGCCCGGATCGCGTGGTCGGCGGTGGCCAGGGCGTGGGTGAAGCCCGAGCAAACCACGTTGATGTCCATGACGGCGGGCCCGGCGCTCATGCCCAGCTTGGCGGCGACGCGGGCGGCCATGTTGGGCGAGCGGTCGATGGCGGTGGAGGTGGCCACCAGGACCAGGTCGATGTCGCCGGGGAGCAGCCCGGCGTGGGCGAGGGCCTTGCCCGCCGCCTGGAAGGCCAGCTCGTCGACCGGCTCGTCGGGGCCTGCGATGTGGCGGGTCCTGATGCCGACCCGCGAGCGGATCCACGCGTCGTTGGTGTCGACCATCGCCTCGAGGTCCTCGTTGGTGAGCACTCTCGCGGGCTGGTAGTGCCCTAGCGCCACCACGCGTGAACCGGTCATGGGCGGGATCCCTCTCGTACGAGTGTCAGGTTCACCCAGCTTTGCCTGCTACCGGCGGGTACGGGTGCGTGTGACCCGACAGGAATATGGGGCCCTACTTTGGAGAATTCAGAGGATCTTCCTGCCGGGGGCGCCCGGAACGGCGCATCCGCGAGAATGGGGCGGACAGGTGCGCGACGGACAGAGCGCATGTCAGAGCGACAGAACGGCGGACTGATCACATGGGACGGGTCACCGAACGCCGTCGCGTCGTCCGGATCCGCGGCGGCGTCGCCGGGACCCGGCCGGACACGCTCGTGGCCGAGGAGCCGCTGGAGATCCGGCTGAACGGCAAACCGCTGGCCATCACGATGCGCACCCCGGGCGACGACTTCGCGCTCGCGGCCGGCTTCCTGGTGAGCGAGGGCGTGCTCGCGCACGCGGCCGACCTCCAGGCCGTCACCTACTGCGAGGGGACGGCGGAGGACGGGTCGAACACCTACAACGTGGTGAACGTGCGGCTCGCCCCGGGGGTTGCGCTGCCCGACATCTCCCTGGAGCGGAACGTCTACACCACCTCCTCCTGCGGCCTGTGCGGCAAGGCCAGCCTGGAGGCCGTCCGTACGGCGACCCGCTTCCCCGGGCTCGCGGCCGACCCGGTACGCGTGCGCGCGGCGGTCCTCGCGGAGCTGCCGGACCGGCTGCGTGCGGCGCAGAAGGTCTTCGACCGTACCGGCGGCCTGCACGCGGCGGCCCTGTTCTCCGCGGAGGGGGAGCTGCTGGACGTACGGGAGGACGTGGGCCGGCACAACGCCGTCGACAAGATCATCGGCCGGGCGCTGCAGTCCGGACGGCTCCCGTTGGGCGGCGCGGTGCTGCTGGTGTCGGGCCGGGCGTCCTTCGAGCTGGCGCAGAAGGCGGTGATGGCCGGGATACCCGTGCTGGCTGCGGTCTCGGCCCCCTCCTCCCTGGCGGTGGACCTCGCACTGGAGTCGGGACTGACCCTGGTCGGCTTCCTGCGCGGGCAGGACATGAACATCTACGCGGGCGAGGATCGCGTGACGCTCTAGCTCCTGCCCGGGCGGCGGGCCGGCCGGCCCTGCCCGGGCGGCGGGCGGACCGGTCCTGCCATGACGGCCGGCCGGCCCGCCCGCTCCGGCGTGGGAGGGCGGATGCCTCAGTCGACGGTGACGGTCATCTTGCCCAGCGCCTCACCTGCTTCCATGACCCGGTGGGCTTCGACGATCTCGTCGAAACGGAAGGTCCGCGCCGGTCTCGCGGGCAGGACTCCCGACTCGACCTTGGCGAAGATCGCGTCCAGGGGAACGTCGGAGAGCGGAAAGTCCGGGCCGCCCAGGACGAAGGCGCTGCCGAAGAAGCTCAGCTGCACACCGGACGGGAGGTCGGCGAGCGGGTCGAAGTCGCGTACCGGTTCGAAGCCGCCGAGGAAGCCGAGTTGGCATACCCGACCGCGCGGGCGCACCGCGGCCAGGGAGTCGCGCAGGACGTTGTTGCCGACGAGGTCGAACACCGCGTCGACGGCGCGGCCGCCCCCGTCGACCTGGGCGGCCAGGCGGCCGTCGTCGATGAGGACCTCTGCGGCCCCGAGTTCCTTGAGGAGCGGCGCGTGCGCGGGGTTGCGGGTGGTCGCGAGTACGTCCGCGCCGTGGTCGACGGCGAGGTTGACCGCGGCCTGGCCCAGGGAGGACGTCGCCCCGCGCACCAGCACCCGCTCACCCGGGCGCAGGCCCAGGTTGCCGAACAGTCCGTTCCACGCCGTCGCGTAGACCTCGGGAACGGCCGCCAGCTCGGCCCATCCCAGTGACGAGTCCACCGCCGCCACGTTGGTGGCCGGCACCGTGACCAGTTCGGCGTAGCTGCCGTTGCGGGTGCGGCCCATGCCGCCGAGGATCGCCACGACCCGGGTCCCGGGGGCGAAGTGGCCCGAGGGGTCGGACTCGACCGATCCCGCGCACTCGATCCCGGGGACGGCGGCGACATCACCCCAGGCGCCGGCGCGCATGTACGCCTCGGCGTGGTTGAGGCCGAACGCCTTGACCCGGATCAGCACCTCTCCCTGCGCGGGCACGGGGTCGGGCAGGTCGGTGACGTGCAGTACCTCGGGAGGGCCGTAGGCGGATATGACGATGGCCTTCATTGAGCGGGCTCCATTCTTGAATGGTTATTCAATTACGAGGGCTGAAAAAAGGGCCACCTCATGCGGTGGCCCCGGGGCGCGGCGGCCCCGTCAGGCGAGGACGGCGAAGGCGTTGTCGACGATGGCGCGCAGGACCGTCCCGTCGGGATTCGCCTTCCCCACGACCATCAGCCCCTGACACGTCGCGACCAGCAGCTTGGCGCTGCCGGCCGGGTCCACCGAGGCGCGGACCTCGCCGGTGTCGCGGGCGTTGCGCAGGGCCGTGGCCATGCACTGCTCCAGGCGGGCCAGATGGCCGCGCACGACGGCGGCGGCCTCGTCGTCCTCGGCCGCGTTCTCGATCGCGGTGTTCACCAGCAGGCACCCCTGCCGGCCCTCCGGGCTGAGCAGGTCGACCACCAGTCCGTCGAAGTAGCCGCGCAG
This Streptomyces sp. NBC_00539 DNA region includes the following protein-coding sequences:
- a CDS encoding TetR/AcrR family transcriptional regulator; this encodes MPRPREFEPDAVLDQAMLRFWWQGYRATSIEDLVKATGVKPGSLYSAFPGGKRTLFLRSLERYSKLVVPQKLGELAAPGASLAALRGYFDGLVVDLLSPEGRQGCLLVNTAIENAAEDDEAAAVVRGHLARLEQCMATALRNARDTGEVRASVDPAGSAKLLVATCQGLMVVGKANPDGTVLRAIVDNAFAVLA
- a CDS encoding zinc-binding dehydrogenase, with amino-acid sequence MKAIVISAYGPPEVLHVTDLPDPVPAQGEVLIRVKAFGLNHAEAYMRAGAWGDVAAVPGIECAGSVESDPSGHFAPGTRVVAILGGMGRTRNGSYAELVTVPATNVAAVDSSLGWAELAAVPEVYATAWNGLFGNLGLRPGERVLVRGATSSLGQAAVNLAVDHGADVLATTRNPAHAPLLKELGAAEVLIDDGRLAAQVDGGGRAVDAVFDLVGNNVLRDSLAAVRPRGRVCQLGFLGGFEPVRDFDPLADLPSGVQLSFFGSAFVLGGPDFPLSDVPLDAIFAKVESGVLPARPARTFRFDEIVEAHRVMEAGEALGKMTVTVD
- a CDS encoding beta-ketoacyl-ACP synthase III; amino-acid sequence: MTGSRVVALGHYQPARVLTNEDLEAMVDTNDAWIRSRVGIRTRHIAGPDEPVDELAFQAAGKALAHAGLLPGDIDLVLVATSTAIDRSPNMAARVAAKLGMSAGPAVMDINVVCSGFTHALATADHAIRAGSATRALVIGADKMTEITDWTDRTTCVLTGDGAGAAVVEACAEPGIGPVLWGSVPEMGHAVRIEGTPPVFAQEGQAVYRWTTSQLPPLARKVCEKAGITPEELAGVVLHQANLRIIEPLAAKIGAVNAVVARDVVDSGNTSAASIPMALSKLVERGEVPSGAPVLLFGFGGNLSYAGQVIHCP
- a CDS encoding FAD-dependent oxidoreductase; its protein translation is MHDVVIVGGGPVGLFLACELGLAGCSVLVLEREPEPGSPFKAEPLGLRGLSAASVEAFYRRGMLDRLLTVATVPDGFGADPAQAPTPPRRGGHFAGMMLDGAKFDDSTLPFRLPSPASAGLLTSLEAVEAVLSEQASKLGVDVRRGVTVSSLTHDDEGVVARAGADEYPARWLVGCDGGRSTVRRLAGFDFVGTEPQFTGYRLHAAVVDPEKLRYGFNLTPTGMYLQLGEGNIGIMDFDGGAFDRSQEPTREHLQAVLRRVSGTDVTLGEVHLASTFTDRAMQTTTYRRGRVLLAGDAAHIHSPLGGQGLNTGIGDAVNLGWKLAATVLGQAPDGLLDTYTRERHPIGAKVLDWSRAQVAIMSPDPHAQAIQAVVRDLLSTVDGTTYVLDRISGTSVRYDLGAEHPLIGRSAPDLRLEDGPALGDLMEDGRGLLLDFSAGGCLSGPASAWESRIRYAAGPARNDLGVGAVLVRPDGVVAWAGDRRPDREAFERAAARWFVTPATH
- the fdhD gene encoding formate dehydrogenase accessory sulfurtransferase FdhD, coding for MGRVTERRRVVRIRGGVAGTRPDTLVAEEPLEIRLNGKPLAITMRTPGDDFALAAGFLVSEGVLAHAADLQAVTYCEGTAEDGSNTYNVVNVRLAPGVALPDISLERNVYTTSSCGLCGKASLEAVRTATRFPGLAADPVRVRAAVLAELPDRLRAAQKVFDRTGGLHAAALFSAEGELLDVREDVGRHNAVDKIIGRALQSGRLPLGGAVLLVSGRASFELAQKAVMAGIPVLAAVSAPSSLAVDLALESGLTLVGFLRGQDMNIYAGEDRVTL